The following nucleotide sequence is from Candidatus Latescibacter sp..
GCGTTCACCCTTCGACGGGTTTTTTCTATCTCTTCGGCCATGCGGAGCAGGGCATCCTCGAGGGCTGCCAGTTTGAGAAGAACGGGGAAAATATCGCGCAGGGATTCGCTGGCGCGGTCAAAATCGGTATTGGTAGCCACGGTGCTGTAGGAACTCCGGATGGTAAACCCTTTCAGATTCAATTCCGGCACCGAAATGCTCATGACATTCCGCATGACCACTTCTACATCGATACTGGCCTCGAATTCATCCAAAGCCTCTGCGACCGCCTTCTCTCCTGAAGTAGCGCTGGCCAGAATGAAAAGACGCAAGGTTCCCGGAAGCTCCTGATCCACACGGCTCCTGAGCTGACCGTACTCCGCCACCAGCGGCATGAATATCTGAATGAGCCCCTCCAGCTTGTCTTTCAGAAGCTTATGGCCTCTCCGGGCCAGAACCAGGCGTTTGCGGAGACGGAGAAGAGCCATTCGGGTCGGGTTTACTTTTATCCGCATGAACGCTCGCTTTTTAAAAGACAGAATTCAGAAGACCGAAGACATTAGATCCTGAAACGAGTTCAGGATACAACGGACTCTTCGACAGGCTCAGAGCCCGCTGAGCCGGGCATTGAGCCGGGCACTGAGCCGGGCATTGAGCCGGGCATTGAGCCGGGCACTGAGCCGGGCACTGAGCTTGTCGAAGTGCACGTGTCATGCCGAACTTGTTTCGGCATCTATCAAGTAAGTCTTTTCGAATCTTGTAAATCTTGTAAATCCTGTCAAAGTTTTTACCGTTTTAAGACTGTATCGGCGCCCGGAATCAAACACTCCGCGCCGACACTGTAATATTTCTCCACATATTCCGGGCGGATGCGTTTAAGCTCAGCTTTGGGGAGAATTGAAAGGAGTTTCCACCCCAGATTCAGGGCATCCACTATGGTACGATTCTCCTGTTCTCCCTGGGTGATGAACTCCGCCTCAAACCGTTTTGCGAATTCAACATATATCAGATCGATGGGAGTCAGCGCCGACTCGCCAAGAACCACTGCAAGTTCCTGAGCATCCTTCCCACGGGCATACGCGGCATACAACTGGTTCATCACTCCGGAGTGATCCTCGCGGGTCTTTCCCTTGCCTATCCCCTTATCCTTGAGACGGGAAAGAGAAGGCAATACATCTACCGGCGGATACACGCCGTCGGTGTGCAGGGGACGGTCGACAATGATCTGCCCCTCGGTAATGTATCCCGTAAGGTCGGGAACCGGATGGGTTTTGTCATCCTCGGGCATGGTGAGAATCGGTATCTGGGTGATCGAGCCGTTCTTTCCCTTGATACGGCCTGCACGCTCGTAAATGGTCGACAGGTCCGTGTAGAGATACCCCGGATACCCCCGGCGGCTCGGAACCTCCTTGCGGGCGGCGGAAATTTCACGGAGCGCTTCGCAGTAGTTGGTCATGTCGGTCAGGATGACCAGGACATGCATATCCAGCTCGAAAGCCAGGTATTCAGCAGTGGTCAGAGCCATCCGCGGGATGGAAATGCGCTCGATGGGCGGATCATCCGCCAGATTGATGAATAGCACCGAGCGTTCCAGCGCCCCCGTCCGCTCGAAATCCTGGATGAAGAAATTGGCTTCCTCAAAGGTTATTCCCATGGCGCAGAATACCACGCCGAATTTCTCCCCGGATTTCAACACCGTGGCCTGACGGGCGATCTGGGCGGCCATCCGCGAGTGCGGAAGACCGGTGCCGGAGAAAATGGGGAGCTTCTGCCCGCGAACCAGCGGATTCAACACATCGATGGTGGAAATCCCCGTCTGGATGAACTCGTTGGGAAAGTCTCGGGCAAAGGGGTTCATGGGAACGCCGTTCACATTGACATACTTTTCGGGAATAATCTGCGGACCGCCGTCGATGGGACGGCCGAAACCATCGAACACCCGGCCGACCATGTCGGGGGAAAGCCCGACCTCCAGACCTTTCCCAATAAAACGTACATGGGTCGTCCCGGGATCCAGCCCGCTCGTGCCCTCAAAAACCTGCACCAAAACCTTGTCTTCCTGGGTTTCGAGAACCTTGCCCCGCCGTACTGTTCCGTCCGGAAGCTTGATCTCGGCAATTTCACCGAATCCTATTCCTTCGACTCCTTTGACCAGAATCAGCGGGCCGACGATGTTCTCCACCGTGCGAAATTCTTTCGATGCTATCAACATATTGTATTTTTCTCCATAAGCAGGGCTTTGAATTCCTCATCCATCTGCTGTTTAAGCTGGTCAAACGATTCCAGCCTGTCCTCCTCTATCAGCTTGGCGCGGGCGATATGCTCCCTTACGGGCAGATTCAGTAATCCCTCCAGGTTTGCCCCGTGGGAAAGCGCATCGTTGGCGAGATGATAGAAATCAATAATAATATTCAGAAGGAGCGACTGCTTTTTCACAGAAGAGTATGTATCGATGTCGTCAAAAGCGTTCTGATGGAGGAAATCCTCACGGATCATGCGGGCGGCTTCGAGGAGCAGCCTGTCTGTGGGTGAAAGCGAATCCATGCCGACCAGCCGTACCAGCTCCTGCAGCTCGGCCTCACGTTTCAAAAGACTCATTGATTCCCGCCGGTTTTTTGACCAGGACGGGGAGACGTTTTTCTCTGCCCAGCGGTCCACCACATCCTGGTAGAGGGTATAGCTGGTCAGCCAGTTAATGGCCGGGAAATGCCGCTGGAATGCAAGCTGGTCATCCAGTCCCCAGAAAACCTTCGTGACACGGAGGGTTCCCTGCACCACGGGGTCGGCAAGGTCGCCGCCCGGAGGCGATACAGCGCCAATGATGCTGATGCTGGCCTTCCTCTTATCCTTTCCCTGGCAGATGACCAGTCCCGCCCGTTCGTAAAAAGCGGCGAGACGGCTTGCCAGATAGGCGGGATACCCTTCCTCGCCCGGCATCTCTTCGAGACGGCCGGACATTTCGCGCATTGCCTCCGCCCAGCGGCTGGTGGAATCGGCCATGAGAGCCACATCATACCCCATGTCACGATAATATTCAGCTATGGTTATTCCGGTGAATACCGAAGCCTCACGGGCCGCCACCGGCATATTGGAGGTGTTGGCTACCAGCACGGTGCGCTCCATGAGGGGTTTTCCGCTCTTGGGATCCTTGAGGTGCGGGAATTCGAGCAGCACATCTGTCATCTCGTTCCCGCGCTCGCCGCAGCCGACGAAAATGACGATGTCCGCATCAGCCCATTTTGCAAGCTGGTGCTGCACCACGGTCTTCCCGCTGCCAAACGGTCCGGGAACGCATCCCGTGCCGCCTTTGGTCATGGGGAAGAACATGTCGATAACCCGCTGCCCGGTGATGAGCGGGATCATGGGGGCAAGCTTCTTGTCCCTTGGCCGCGGAGAACGCACCGGCCAGGTCTGCATGAGCCTGGCTTCAAACGCTCCCGCTTCAGTATCTATGACCGCAACCGTTTCTTCCACGGTAAATTCGCCGCCCCGGATGGATTTGACGGCGCCGTTCACCCCGGGGGGTACCATGACCCGGTGCTCGATCAGCTCCGTTTCCTGCACCGTGCCGAGTATATCGCCCGGCCCCACTTTTTCACCGGCCCTGGCCGTAGGTACAAACTCCCATTTCTTCTTCCGGTCGAGAGCGGGGCTTTCCGCGCCGCGCTCCACAAAATCGCCGTACCGCCGATAAAGAATATCGAGGGGGCGCTGGACGCCGTCATAAATAGAGCGCAGAAGCCCCGGTCCCAGATCCACACTCAGCGGATTACCGGTGGGAACCACCGGCTCCCCGGGAGCTATTCCCTCGGTTTCCTCGTATACCTGTATCGAATAACGGTCGCCCCGGATCTCGATGATCTCACCGAAAAGACCGAGTTTGCCGACCTTGGCCATCTCGTACATCTTCGAGCCTTTCAGTCCCCGCGCCACCACCAGGGGTCCGCTCACCTTTACTACTGTTCCCTCTGATCGTTCGTTGACCATACTTCCAGTCCTTCCGTAACCTGTATATTCATTAATTATATATGACGACACTTTTTAATTTAGATTTGTGGTTAGAGATGCTGAAGCCATGTTTTTGCGTTGCAAAAGCAGTGTTAAGTCAATGCAATAAAGTTGGATTCATATTCCCCCCTTAACAAGGGGGGATGCCAAAGGCAGGGGGGATTTCTTCGTCCCAGCGAATAAAGATCCCCCCGCCGCTTGAGCGGCGACCCCCTTTTTAAGGGGGTTAAAAAAAGAAACTCCAGCACCAGACATTATCTAATTGACATTACACTAGGGAATCCATTCGGCATGACATATGTCATCCTGAACTCGTTTCAGGATCTATTTTCTTCCGGCGGCCTGATCCGTCGAATCCTTTCTTCCCAGCAGATCCACACCCAGTGAACGCGCCACCAGCGCTCGTATCTGCGCAAGCCTCAGCCCCGGTTCAGTATTGATCGTCGGAATGGGAAGGAGAATATTCATTTTGTTCTCTCGAAATTGCTCGATCTCATGGGTACAGGTATTCACCAGGTCTTCGCTCATCATGAGCATTACCGGTTCGGTCGAATTTTTGAAACGTTCCAGAGCCGCGCCGACCTGACTTTCATCACGGATTTCCAAAAGCTCGGCGCCAACAGCCCGGAACGGCAGGATATCGGAGCGGCGGCCAAGAACGAATACTTTAGGCATACTCTCTCCTTAGTCTTTCGGCCACGATCCGTGGGTCTACCCCGCTGACTGCGGTGGAAAGCGCAAGCCGGAGGTTTTCCTGCTCGACATGAAAAGCGATTACATATCCCAAAACCTTTTCCGGCCCGTAGGACACCATCCGGCACTGAAGCGCCTCTTCGCGGATGGCCTCTCCGGCGACTGCATCAACATTCCGGCGAATCCGCTCATGTCCGGATTCCTTTATAATAAGAAGCGCATGCTCGGAAACCCTGCCGTTAAGAGCGCCCGCCGGGTTGGATTCGGCCATGGCGGCAGTATCTTTTACCAGATCGCCGTTTATATCGGGGAGCACGAACCACCGCCGGATGACCTCGGACGATGTCCCGTTCCAGCGGCTTCGAAGCACAGCCGACCAGCACTGGAGCACTGCAATGTCGCGGAGCAGATGCGATACCAGTTCTTCCGCCGCTGAGCCCGCCTGGGAAAGCCTCAGAGTGCAAACCACTGAGTCAAGGAAAAGAGAACGCGCGACCGCATCGGCAAGCTGCGGCGCTTCACGGTCTCTCAGCATTGACCTATGCCGGAGGAGAGCCTCCTGTTCTTCCACAGTCAATGCAAGGGTGTCGAAGGCGGCGTCAATTTCCGGAAGAGAGGCCCCCCGCGCCACAGCGCGCAAAAAAATGCCGCGAAAAACCGGGTAACGGCTCAAAACATCGAAAAAGGA
It contains:
- a CDS encoding V-type ATP synthase subunit D codes for the protein MRIKVNPTRMALLRLRKRLVLARRGHKLLKDKLEGLIQIFMPLVAEYGQLRSRVDQELPGTLRLFILASATSGEKAVAEALDEFEASIDVEVVMRNVMSISVPELNLKGFTIRSSYSTVATNTDFDRASESLRDIFPVLLKLAALEDALLRMAEEIEKTRRRVNALEYVLIPSIQKTVKAISSKLDENDRSDRARLMKIKDMLQMSDSN
- a CDS encoding V-type ATP synthase subunit B; this translates as MLIASKEFRTVENIVGPLILVKGVEGIGFGEIAEIKLPDGTVRRGKVLETQEDKVLVQVFEGTSGLDPGTTHVRFIGKGLEVGLSPDMVGRVFDGFGRPIDGGPQIIPEKYVNVNGVPMNPFARDFPNEFIQTGISTIDVLNPLVRGQKLPIFSGTGLPHSRMAAQIARQATVLKSGEKFGVVFCAMGITFEEANFFIQDFERTGALERSVLFINLADDPPIERISIPRMALTTAEYLAFELDMHVLVILTDMTNYCEALREISAARKEVPSRRGYPGYLYTDLSTIYERAGRIKGKNGSITQIPILTMPEDDKTHPVPDLTGYITEGQIIVDRPLHTDGVYPPVDVLPSLSRLKDKGIGKGKTREDHSGVMNQLYAAYARGKDAQELAVVLGESALTPIDLIYVEFAKRFEAEFITQGEQENRTIVDALNLGWKLLSILPKAELKRIRPEYVEKYYSVGAECLIPGADTVLKR
- a CDS encoding V-type ATP synthase subunit A, encoding MVNERSEGTVVKVSGPLVVARGLKGSKMYEMAKVGKLGLFGEIIEIRGDRYSIQVYEETEGIAPGEPVVPTGNPLSVDLGPGLLRSIYDGVQRPLDILYRRYGDFVERGAESPALDRKKKWEFVPTARAGEKVGPGDILGTVQETELIEHRVMVPPGVNGAVKSIRGGEFTVEETVAVIDTEAGAFEARLMQTWPVRSPRPRDKKLAPMIPLITGQRVIDMFFPMTKGGTGCVPGPFGSGKTVVQHQLAKWADADIVIFVGCGERGNEMTDVLLEFPHLKDPKSGKPLMERTVLVANTSNMPVAAREASVFTGITIAEYYRDMGYDVALMADSTSRWAEAMREMSGRLEEMPGEEGYPAYLASRLAAFYERAGLVICQGKDKRKASISIIGAVSPPGGDLADPVVQGTLRVTKVFWGLDDQLAFQRHFPAINWLTSYTLYQDVVDRWAEKNVSPSWSKNRRESMSLLKREAELQELVRLVGMDSLSPTDRLLLEAARMIREDFLHQNAFDDIDTYSSVKKQSLLLNIIIDFYHLANDALSHGANLEGLLNLPVREHIARAKLIEEDRLESFDQLKQQMDEEFKALLMEKNTIC
- a CDS encoding V-type ATP synthase subunit F, coding for MPKVFVLGRRSDILPFRAVGAELLEIRDESQVGAALERFKNSTEPVMLMMSEDLVNTCTHEIEQFRENKMNILLPIPTINTEPGLRLAQIRALVARSLGVDLLGRKDSTDQAAGRK